The genomic segment GGGGGCGCTGTTCGGACTGGCGGTCTCGGTGGCCGCGGTCCTGGGAGACCTCGGCGAGTCCATGGTCAAGCGGGACATCGGCATCAAGGACATGAGCAATCTGCTGCCGGGGCACGGCGGGATGATGGACCGCCTCGACTCGGTACTGTTCGCGGTGCCGACCGCGTACCTGCTGCTGGCGCTCTTCGCGCCGGCCGGCTGAGCTGGAGCCTGGCCGCCGCGGCCGGCCGAGCCGGTCCCCGCCTTGAGCTGGGGGTGGCGAGCGTGCCGCGCGGTCCGGCGTGGCGTCGTGGGAGACTGGAGGGGTCATGACGAGCCTGCCGATGATCCCGTCCCGCCCGGAGTCCGCCGCGACGGCCGAGCCGGGCGCGGGCATTCCGCTGCGCCCGGTCCCGCGGGGCCGGGTGGTACCGCCGCCCCGGCACCTGGCCGACCTCGACCTGGCCGGTCGGGCGGCGCTCGCCACCGAGCTGGGCGAGCGGAGTTTCCGGGCTCGGCAGATCTCCACGCACTACTTCGGCCGGTTGGTCCGCGACCCGGCGGCGATGACCGATCTGCCGGCCGCGTCGCGGGACCGACTGGCCGGTGCGCTGCTGCCGACGCTGCTCACCCCGGTTCGCGAGATGGCCTGCGACGACGGCGCCACCCGAAAGGCGCTCTGGCGGCTGCACGACGGATCGCTGGTGGAGAGCGTGCTGATGGGCTACCCGGACCGGGTGACCGTCTGCATCTCCAGCCAGGCGGGTTGCGGAATGGCCTGCCCGTTCTGCGCCACCGGCCAGGCCGGCCTGACCCGCAACCTCTCCACCGCCGAGATCGTCGATCAGGCGGTCTACCTGGCCGGGGTGGCCGCCTCCGGGGCGGTGGTCGGGTCTCCGGCCCGGCTCTCGCACGTGGTCTTCATGGGGATGGGCGAACCGCTGGCGAACTACCCGCGGGTGATCGAGGCGGTCCGCCGGCTCTGCGCCCCGGCTCCCGAGGGGCTCGGCCTGTCCCAGCGGCACATCACGGTCTCCACGGTCGGTCTGGTCCCGGCGATGCGCCGGTTGGCCGGCGAAGAGCTGGCGGTGACCCTTGCGCTGTCGTTACACGCGCCCGATGATGAGCTGCGCGACGAACTCGTGCCCGTGAACCAGCGCTGGAAGGTCGCCGAGGTGCTGGACGCGGCGTGGGACTACTCCGCACACACGGGCCGTCGGGTTTCCATCGAGTACGCGATGATTAGGGACGTGAACGACCAGCCATGGCGCGCCGACCTGCTGGGCAGGCTGTTGACCGGCCGGCGGGCCCATGTGAACCTCATCCCGCTCAACCCGACGCCGGGCAGCCGGTGGGATGCCAGCCCCAAGCCGGTGGAGCGGGAGTTCGTCCGGCGGCTGCGCGCGGCCGGTGTCTCCACGACGGTCCGGGACACCCGGGGTCGGGAGATCGACGGCGCCTGCGGACAGCTCGCGGCCGCCGAGGTGGCAGAGTGAGCGGGCGGGCGGCCGGAACCGCGGTCGGGTCGAGGGCCGCGGGTCGGTCCACGGGCGTGGGCGGGTTCCGTGACGAGCGAGCGAACCAGGAGACATAGTGGCGAGTCAGGGACAGCGTTTCCGGCGCAAGGCGCTCCGCCGGGGATACAAGGTCGAAGAGGTGGACGCGT from the Solwaraspora sp. WMMD1047 genome contains:
- the rlmN gene encoding 23S rRNA (adenine(2503)-C(2))-methyltransferase RlmN; this encodes MTSLPMIPSRPESAATAEPGAGIPLRPVPRGRVVPPPRHLADLDLAGRAALATELGERSFRARQISTHYFGRLVRDPAAMTDLPAASRDRLAGALLPTLLTPVREMACDDGATRKALWRLHDGSLVESVLMGYPDRVTVCISSQAGCGMACPFCATGQAGLTRNLSTAEIVDQAVYLAGVAASGAVVGSPARLSHVVFMGMGEPLANYPRVIEAVRRLCAPAPEGLGLSQRHITVSTVGLVPAMRRLAGEELAVTLALSLHAPDDELRDELVPVNQRWKVAEVLDAAWDYSAHTGRRVSIEYAMIRDVNDQPWRADLLGRLLTGRRAHVNLIPLNPTPGSRWDASPKPVEREFVRRLRAAGVSTTVRDTRGREIDGACGQLAAAEVAE